A portion of the Bactrocera neohumeralis isolate Rockhampton chromosome 2, APGP_CSIRO_Bneo_wtdbg2-racon-allhic-juicebox.fasta_v2, whole genome shotgun sequence genome contains these proteins:
- the LOC126756394 gene encoding uncharacterized protein LOC126756394 has translation MSMSSRLAFPLVLLIRALLLSASDHVEIISEGESNNEINGKHFGSNAKDILHNVIPQGGANPLPTYAKALAYNGSTKDNVIPHSDEYLDRNQRLCFERRSLLSCIKYRASKIIWMLATNKLGYFPNEYSRALAEDQRRVRVIQLGEPADIMVFDDARSLQGDSEFVRIAKFLKRAAETFSRNHAVQVKLSSETGARIVDSEVDGRSRHDRKRRKWLVILPLIILLKIAHLKMSVVTLLLGVLGLNVLLVGGMGWLIHYLKFKTLCKIHPHLVQSHSHVYDSDPADYSSFIGSSFPGSYYSGAGGGIHEVNGKDWATSKAYNGGNYLDTISKRLK, from the exons ATGTCCATGTCATCTAGACTCGCCTTTCCATTGGTGTTGTTAATACGAGCACTTCTGCTCAGTGCCAGTGACCATGTGGAAATAATATCTGAAGGTGAATCTAACAATGAAATCAACGGTAAACATTTTGGTTCAAATGCAAAGGATATATTGCATAATGTTATACCTCAGGGCGGGGCCAATCCATTGCCTACCTATGCCAAGGCTTTGGCTTACAATGGGAGCACAAAAGACAACGTAATACCGCACAGTGATGAATACTTGGACCGTAATCAGCGCCTTTGCTTCGAGAGACGAAGCTTGCTTTCCTGTATTAAATACAGGGCTTCGAAAATAATTTGGATGTTGGCTACCAACAAGCTTGGCTACTTCCCCAATGAGTACAGTCGTGCATTGGCGGAGGATCAACGTCGCGTACGCGTCATACAGTTAGGTGAACCGGCTGATATCATGGTTTTCGACGATGCTCGGAGTTTACAAG GTGATAGTGAGTTTGTGCGCATTGCGAAGTTTCTCAAACGTGCAGCCGAGACCTTTAGCCGCAATCATGCTGTACAAGTGAAGTTATCTAGCGAAACAGGTGCGCGCATTGTGGACTCCGAAGTTG ATGGGCGTTCACGCCATGACCGCAAGCGCCGCAAATGGCTCGTCATACTGCCACTCATCATTCTGTTGAAAATCGCCCACCTTAAAATGAGCGTTGTGACTTTGCTGCTAGGCGTTCTTGGGCTGAATGTGCTGTTGGTGGGCGGCATGGGCTGGTTGATACACTATCTAAAATTCAAGACCTTGTGTAAAATACATCCGCATTTGGTGCAATCGCATTCGCACGTTTACGACTCCGATCCGGCTG ATTATTCCTCATTCATTGGCAGTAGCTTTCCTGGCTCCTATTATAGCGGCGCTGGTGGCGGTATTCATGAAGTTAACGGAAAAGATTGGGCCACAAGTAAGGCGTATAATGGCGGCAATTATTTAGACACCATCAGTAAGCGGCTGAAATAG